A region from the Triticum urartu cultivar G1812 chromosome 1, Tu2.1, whole genome shotgun sequence genome encodes:
- the LOC125532358 gene encoding lanC-like protein GCL2 isoform X2, translating into MGNGDEEKVEGLHHARQPPHGESSSSSPSSRHATKRRRAHGAAAAMADRFFPNDLPDFVAEAPDGGDPPAAGLRGLLSLPYPRLSDRLLRAALRLKDKVVQETWTRTGGQVTDYTLYTGALGTALLLFKSFQVTGDRRDLNLASDIVQACDAASLGLPFLTFICGRAGVCALGAVIAKHCNDQLMETNFLSSFDEIIITEKVPNELLYGRAGYLWACLFLNEHLSDKTIPAEHISSVAKDIIREGRKLSNKGSCPLMYEWHGKKYWGAAHGLAGIMHVLMHTELKLDEQDDVKNTLRYMISNRFPSGNYPSSEDSESDRLVHWCHGAPGVALTLAKAYQVFQDDHFKQSAAEAAEVVWNRGLLKRVGICHGISGNAYVFLSLYRLTGNVEYLYRAKAFACFLLENADRLIAEEAMHGGDRPFSLFEGKAGMAYLLLDMVNPSESRFPAYEL; encoded by the exons ATGGGAAATGGCGACGAGGAGAAGGTGGAAGGCCTCCACCACGCTCGGCAGCCCCCGCACGGcgagtcttcctcctcctccccttcctcCCGCCACGCCACGAAGCGCCGACGCGCGCACGGCGCGGCAGCAGCCATGGCCGACCGCTTCTTCCCCAACGACCTCCccgacttcgtcgccgaggcACCCGACGGCGGCGACCCTCCCGCCGCCGGGCTCCGCGGCCTGCTCTCTCTCCCTTACCCCAGGCTCTCCGACCGGCTCCTCCGCGCCGCGCTCCGGCTCAAAGACAAG GTCGTGCAAGAGACATGGACTAGGACGGGGGGCCAGGTGACGGACTACACGCTCTACACGGGCGCGCTCGGGACGGCGCTCCTGCTGTTCAAGTCCTTCCAGGTCACCGGCGACCGCCGTGATCTCAACCTCGCCAGCGACATCGTCCAAGCCTGCGATGCCGCGTCGCTTGGCCTACC GTTCTTGACTTTCATATGTGGGAGGGCCGGTGTCTGCGCTCTCGGAGCAGTGATCGCGAAGCATTGCAATGATCAGTTGATGGAGACCAACTTTCTGAGCTCGTTTGATGAG ATAATTATCACAGAGAAAGTTCCAAATGAGCTGCTGTATGGAAGGGCGGGCTATTTGTGGGCTTGTTTGTTCCTGAATGAGCATCTCAGTGACAAGACAATTCCTGCCGAACACATT AGTTCTGTAGCAAAGGACATAATTAGGGAGGGAAGGAAGCTGTCGAACAAGGGGAGCTGCCCGCTGATGTATGAGTGGCATGGGAAGAAGTACTGGGGTGCTGCCCATGGACTTGCTGGAATCATGCATGTTCTCATGCACACTGAATTGAAGCTGGATGAGCAGGATGACGTGAAGAATACTCTGCGGTACATGATCAGTAACCGGTTTCCAAGTGGAAACTACCCCTCGAGTGAAGACAGTGAATCCGATCGCCTGGTGCATTGGTGCCATGGTGCCCCTGGTGTTGCTCTTACACTCGCTAAGGCATATCAG GTCTTCCAAGATGATCACTTCAAGCAGTCCGCTGCAGAGGCTGCTGAAGTTGTCTGGAACCGTGGTCTTCTCAAGCGAGTTGGAATATGCCACGGTATAAGCGGGAATGCCTATGTATTCCTCTCACTTTATAGGCTAACCGGCAATGTTGAGTACCTCTACCGGGCTAAGGCTTTTGCTTGCTTTCTGCTTGAAAATGCTGATCGATTGATTGCTGAGGAGGCCATGCATGGTGGTGACCGTCCGTTTTCATTGTTTGAAGGAAAGGCTGGGATGGCATATCTCCTTTTAGACATGGTTAACCCCTCGGAATCAAGGTTCCCCGCCTACGAACTTTGA
- the LOC125508135 gene encoding bifunctional epoxide hydrolase 2-like, whose protein sequence is MAQQIEHTHLLLRGLNLHLAQVGKDELGTVVFLHGFPEIWYTWRHQMLAVAAAGYRAIAPDSRGYGLSDQPAEDVEATWEDLVADVLAILDALSIHKVFLVGKDYGAMPAYDFALRHPDRTRGVMCMGIPFSPGPFNFDTMPEGFYILRWREPDRAEADFGRHDVRRVVRTIYILFSRSDVPIAEEGQEIMDLADLSTPLPPWFTEEDLDAYAALYEKSGFRYPLQIPYRSLHRMTKHVDPKFQVPVFMVMGEKDYCFKFPGFEAAMRSGVMNTFAPDLKITYIPEGSHFVQEQFPDQINDLLLGFLKDHP, encoded by the exons ATGGCGCAGCAGATAGAGCACACCCACCTCCTCCTCCGTGGGCTCAACCTCCACCTTGCTCAAGTAGGCAAAG ATGAGCTTGGGACGGTGGTGTTCTTGCACGGCTTCCCGGAGATATGGTACACGTGGCGCCACCAGATGCTGGCCGTGGCCGCCGCCGGGTACCGCGCCATCGCGCCCGACAGCCGCGGCTACGGGCTCTCCGACCAGCCGGCGGAGGACGTGGAGGCCACCTGGGaggacctcgtcgccgacgtgcTCGCCATCCTCGACGCCCTCTCCATCCACAAG GTGTTCCTGGTGGGCAAGGACTACGGCGCCATGCCGGCGTACGACTTCGCGCTGCGGCACCCGGACCGCACCCGCGGCGTCATGTGCATGGGCATCCCCTTCAGCCCGGGGCCCTTCAACTTCGACACCATGCCGGAGGGGTTCTACATCCTGCGGTGGCGCGAGCCCGACAGGGCGGAGGCCGACTTCGGCCGGCACGACGTCCGCCGCGTGGTGCGCACCATCTACATCCTCTTCTCCCGCAGCGACGTCCCGATCGCGGAGGAAGGGCAGGAGATCATGGACCTCGCCGACCTCTCCACGCCCCTGCCGCCGTGGTTCACCGAGGAGGACCTCGACGCCTACGCCGCGCTCTACGAGAAGTCCGGCTTCCGCTACCCTCTCCAGATACCATACAG GTCTCTGCACAGGATGACGAAGCACGTGGACCCCAAGTTCCAGGTCCCCGTGTTCATGGTGATGGGGGAGAAGGACTACTGCTTCAAGTTCCCTGGTTTCGAGGCCGCCATGAGGAGCGGCGTCATGAACACCTTCGCGCCGGACCTCAAGATCACCTACATCCCTGAAGGAAGCCACTTCGTGCAGGAGCAGTTCCCGGACCAGATCAACGACCTCCTACTCGGCTTCCTCAAGGACCATCCCTGA
- the LOC125532358 gene encoding lanC-like protein GCL2 isoform X1, with product MGNGDEEKVEGLHHARQPPHGESSSSSPSSRHATKRRRAHGAAAAMADRFFPNDLPDFVAEAPDGGDPPAAGLRGLLSLPYPRLSDRLLRAALRLKDKVVQETWTRTGGQVTDYTLYTGALGTALLLFKSFQVTGDRRDLNLASDIVQACDAASLGLPRRFLTFICGRAGVCALGAVIAKHCNDQLMETNFLSSFDEIIITEKVPNELLYGRAGYLWACLFLNEHLSDKTIPAEHISSVAKDIIREGRKLSNKGSCPLMYEWHGKKYWGAAHGLAGIMHVLMHTELKLDEQDDVKNTLRYMISNRFPSGNYPSSEDSESDRLVHWCHGAPGVALTLAKAYQVFQDDHFKQSAAEAAEVVWNRGLLKRVGICHGISGNAYVFLSLYRLTGNVEYLYRAKAFACFLLENADRLIAEEAMHGGDRPFSLFEGKAGMAYLLLDMVNPSESRFPAYEL from the exons ATGGGAAATGGCGACGAGGAGAAGGTGGAAGGCCTCCACCACGCTCGGCAGCCCCCGCACGGcgagtcttcctcctcctccccttcctcCCGCCACGCCACGAAGCGCCGACGCGCGCACGGCGCGGCAGCAGCCATGGCCGACCGCTTCTTCCCCAACGACCTCCccgacttcgtcgccgaggcACCCGACGGCGGCGACCCTCCCGCCGCCGGGCTCCGCGGCCTGCTCTCTCTCCCTTACCCCAGGCTCTCCGACCGGCTCCTCCGCGCCGCGCTCCGGCTCAAAGACAAG GTCGTGCAAGAGACATGGACTAGGACGGGGGGCCAGGTGACGGACTACACGCTCTACACGGGCGCGCTCGGGACGGCGCTCCTGCTGTTCAAGTCCTTCCAGGTCACCGGCGACCGCCGTGATCTCAACCTCGCCAGCGACATCGTCCAAGCCTGCGATGCCGCGTCGCTTGGCCTACC GCGCAGGTTCTTGACTTTCATATGTGGGAGGGCCGGTGTCTGCGCTCTCGGAGCAGTGATCGCGAAGCATTGCAATGATCAGTTGATGGAGACCAACTTTCTGAGCTCGTTTGATGAG ATAATTATCACAGAGAAAGTTCCAAATGAGCTGCTGTATGGAAGGGCGGGCTATTTGTGGGCTTGTTTGTTCCTGAATGAGCATCTCAGTGACAAGACAATTCCTGCCGAACACATT AGTTCTGTAGCAAAGGACATAATTAGGGAGGGAAGGAAGCTGTCGAACAAGGGGAGCTGCCCGCTGATGTATGAGTGGCATGGGAAGAAGTACTGGGGTGCTGCCCATGGACTTGCTGGAATCATGCATGTTCTCATGCACACTGAATTGAAGCTGGATGAGCAGGATGACGTGAAGAATACTCTGCGGTACATGATCAGTAACCGGTTTCCAAGTGGAAACTACCCCTCGAGTGAAGACAGTGAATCCGATCGCCTGGTGCATTGGTGCCATGGTGCCCCTGGTGTTGCTCTTACACTCGCTAAGGCATATCAG GTCTTCCAAGATGATCACTTCAAGCAGTCCGCTGCAGAGGCTGCTGAAGTTGTCTGGAACCGTGGTCTTCTCAAGCGAGTTGGAATATGCCACGGTATAAGCGGGAATGCCTATGTATTCCTCTCACTTTATAGGCTAACCGGCAATGTTGAGTACCTCTACCGGGCTAAGGCTTTTGCTTGCTTTCTGCTTGAAAATGCTGATCGATTGATTGCTGAGGAGGCCATGCATGGTGGTGACCGTCCGTTTTCATTGTTTGAAGGAAAGGCTGGGATGGCATATCTCCTTTTAGACATGGTTAACCCCTCGGAATCAAGGTTCCCCGCCTACGAACTTTGA